From Drosophila yakuba strain Tai18E2 chromosome 2L, Prin_Dyak_Tai18E2_2.1, whole genome shotgun sequence, one genomic window encodes:
- the LOC6527553 gene encoding cysteine sulfinic acid decarboxylase, whose translation MLASENFPTHHFKESIFKPYSTSGDDLASATPLTAAAALVATTSSPADSSSAVAFETASKMLATNNNNNNNITSSKDDLSSFVASHPAAEFEGFIRACVDEIIKLAVFQGTNRSSKVVEWHEPAELRQLFDFQLREKGESQDKLRELLRETIRFSVKTGHPYFINQLYSGVDPYALVGQWLTDALNPSVYTYEVAPLFTLMEEQVLAEMRRIVGFPNGGQGDGIFCPGGSIANGYAISCARYRHSPESKKNGLFNAKPLIIFTSEDAHYSVEKLAMFMGFGSEHVRKIATNEVGKMRLSDLEEQVKQCLENNWQPLMVSATAGTTVLGAFDDLAGISELCKKYNMWMHVDAAWGGGALMSKKYRHLLSGIERADSVTWNPHKLLAASQQCSTFLTRHQQVLAQCHSTNATYLFQKDKFYDTSFDTGDKHIQCGRRADVFKFWFMWKAKGTQGLEAHVEKVFRMAEFFTAKVRERPGFELVLESPECTNISFWYVPPGLREMERNREFYDRLHKVAPKVKEGMIKKGSMMITYQPLRQLPNFFRLVLQNSCLEESDMVYFLDEIESLAQNL comes from the exons atgctgGCCAGCGAGAACTTTCCCACACATCACTTCAAGGAATCTATATTTAAGCCCTACAGTACAAGTGGCGATGATTTGGCAAGCGCTACCCCATTGACAGCCGCGGCAGCATTGGTGGCGACCACGTCCTCACCGGCTGATTCCTCCTCCGCAGTTGCATTCGAGACGGCCAGCAAAATGTTAGCcaccaataataataataataacaatatcaCGAGCTCCAAGGATGATCTGTCCAGCTTTGTGGCCAGCCATCCGGCGGCAGAGTTCGAGGGCTTCATCCGCGCCTGCGTCGACGAGATCATCAAGCTGGCCGTTTTCCAGGGCACCAACCGCTCCTCGAAGGTCGTCGAATGGCACGAGCCAGCGGAGCTGCGTCAGCTTTTCGACTTCCAGCTGCGGGAGAAGGGTGAATCGCAGGACAAGCTGCGCGAGCTGCTGAGGGAAACGATCCGGTTCTCCGTCAAGACGGGACACCCCTACTTCATCAACCAGTTGTACTCGGGTGTGGATCCGTACGCCCTGGTGGGTCAATGGCTGACCGATGCCCTCAATCCCAGCGTGTACACCTACGAGGTGGCTCCACTCTTCACACTGATGGAGGAGCAGGTGCTGGCCGAGATGCGACGCATAGTGGGCTTCCCCAACGGCGGCCAGGGCGATGGCATCTTCTGTCCTGGCGGCTCGATAGCCAACGGTTATGCAATCAGCTGCGCCCGCTACAGACACTCGCCCGAGTCCAAG AAAAACGGACTCTTCAACGCCAAACCGCTGATTATCTTCACCTCGGAGGACGCCCACTACTCCGTGGAGAAGCTGGCCATGTTCATGGGCTTCGGCAGCGAGCATGTGCGCAAGATAGCCACCAACGAGGTGGGCAAGATGCGGCTGAGCGACCTGGAGGAGCAGGTGAAGCAGTGCCTGGAGAACAACTGGCAGCCGCTGATGGTCTCGGCCACAGCCGGAACCACTGTGCTGGGCGCCTTCGATGATCTCGCTGGGATCTCAGAGCTGTGCAAGAAGTACAACATGTGGATGCACGTGGATGCGGCTTGGGGAGGCGGTGCCCTCATGTCCAAGAAGTATCGCCATCTGCTCAGTGGCATCGAACG GGCTGACTCGGTCACTTGGAATCCACACAAGCTGCTGGCTGCCTCGCAGCAGTGCTCCACCTTCCTGACGCGCCACCAACAGGTGCTGGCCCAGTGCCACTCGACCAATGCGACGTACTTGTTCCAGAAGGACAAGTTCTATGACACATCCTTCGACACCGGCGACAAGCACATCCAGTGCGGCCGTCGAGCGGATGTCTTCAAGTTCTGGTTCATGTGGAAGGCCAAGGGCACTCAGGGTCTGGAGGCGCATGTCGAGAAGGTCTTCCGCATGGCCGAGTTCTTCACCGCCAAGGTGAGGGAGCGTCCAGGATTCGAGCTCGTCCTCGAGAGCCCCGAGTGCACCAACATCAGCTTCTGGTATGTGCCGCCTGGTCTGCGGGAAATGGAGCGCAATCGGGAGTTCTACGACAGGCTGCACAAGGTGGCTCCGAAGGTCAAGGAGGGCATGATCAAGAAGGGCTCCATGATGATCACGTACCAGCCGCTGCGCCAGCTGCCCAACTTCTTCCGCCTGGTGCTGCAGAACTCCTGTCTGGAGGAGTCGGACATGGTCTACTTCCTGGACGAGATCGAATCGCTGGCCCAAAACTTGTAA
- the LOC6527552 gene encoding protein son of sevenless, with product MFSGPSGHAHTISYGGGIGLGTGGGGGGGGTQGGGGGGVGIGGGGVAGLQDCDGYDFTKCENAARWRGLFTPSLKKVLEQVHPRVTAKEDALLYVEKLCLRLLAMLCAKPLPHSVQDVEEKVNKSFPAPIDQWALNEAKEVINSKKRKSVLPTEKVHTLLQKDVLQYKIDSSVSAFLVAVLEYISADILKMAGDYVIKIAHCEITKEDIEVVMNADRVLMDMLNQSEAHILPSPLSLPAQRASATYEETVKELIHDEKQYQRDLHMIIRVFREELVKIVSDPRELEPIFSNIMDIYEVTVTLLGSLEDVIEMSQEQSAPCVGSCFEELAEAEEFDVYKKYAYDVTSQASRDALNNLLSKPGASSLTTAGHGFRDAVKYYLPKLLLVPICHAFVYFDYIKHLKDLSSSQDDIESFEQVQGLLHPLHCDLEKVMASLSKERQVPVSGRVRRQLAIERTRELQMKVEHWEDKDVGQNCNEFIREDSLSKLGSGKRIWSERKVFLFDGLMVLCKANTKKQTPSAGATAYDYRLKEKYFMRRVDINDRPDSDDLKNSFELAPRMQPPIVLTAKNAQHKHDWMADLLMVITKSMLDRHLDSILQDIERKHPLRMPSPEIYKFAVPDSGDNIVLEERESAGVPMIKGATLCKLIERLTYHIYADPTFVRTFLTTYRYFCSPQQLLQLLVERFNIPDPSLVYQDTGAAGAGGIGGVGGDKEHKNSHREDWKRYRKEYVQPVQFRVLNVLRHWVDHHFYDFEKDPMLLEKLLSFLEHVNGKSMRKWVDSVLKIVQRKNEQEKSNKKIVYAYGHDPPPIEHHLSVPNDEITLLTLHPLELARQLTLLEFEMYKNVKPSELVGSPWTKKDKEVKSPNLLKIMKHTTNVTRWIEKSITEAENYEERLAIMQRAIEVMMVMLELNNFNGILSIVAAMGTASVYRLRWTFQGLPERYRKFLEECRELSDDHLKKYQERLRSINPPCVPFFGRYLTNILHLEEGNPDLLANTELINFSKRRKVAEIIGEIQQYQNQPYCLNEESTIRQFFEQLDPFNGLSDKQMSDYLYNESLRIEPRGCKTVPKFPRKWPHIPLKSPGIKPRRQNQTNSSSKLSNSTSSGAAAAAASSTATTIATAAAPSLHASSIMEAPTAGAIAGSGTLAGEQSPQHNPHAFSVFAPVIIPERNTSSWSGTPQHTRAEQNNGEVSVPAPHLPKKPGAHVWANHSTLASSSAMDVFSPALPEHLPPQSLPDSNPFASDTEAPPSPLPKLVVSPRHETGNRSPFHGRMQNSPTHSTASTVTLTGMSASAGEEFCPGGFYFNSAHQGQPGAVPISPHVNVPMATNMEYRAVPPPLPPRRKERTESCADMAQKRQAPDAPTLPPRDGELSPPPIPPRLNHSTGISYLRQSHGKSKEFVGKSSLLLPNTSSIMIRRNSAIEKRAAATTQPSAVGPISTTLVTVSQAVATDEPLPLPISPAASSSTTTSPLTPAMSPMSPNIPSHPVESTSSSYAHQLRMRQQQAHPAIYSQHHHATHLPHHQHQHHSNPTQSRSSPKEFFPIATSLEGTPKLPPKPSLSANFYNNPDKGTMFLYPSTNEE from the exons ATGTTCTCGGGGCCCAGCGGCCATGCCCACACCATCAGCTACGGGGGCGGGATCGGTCTGGGCACcggaggcggtggtggtggaggtggcaCCCAgggcggcggaggcggtggtgtTGGCATTGGTGGCGGTGGCGTGGCTGGGCTGCAGGACTGCGATGGCTATGACTTCACCAAATGCGAGAATGCTGCGAGATGGAGGGGCTTGTTTACGCCGTCGCTGAAGAAGGTGCTGGAGCAGGTGCATCCACGGGTCACCGCCAAGGAGGACGCTCTGCTGTATGTGGAGAAACTCTGCCTACGGTTGCTGGCTATGCTGTGCGCCAAACCGCTGCCCCACTCCGTTCAGGATGTGGAGGAGAAGGTGAACAAGTCCTTTCCGGCGCCCATCGATCAGTGGGCCCTCAACGAGGCCAAGGAGGTGATCAACTCGAAGAAACGCAAGTCTGTCCTGCCCACGGAAAAGGTGCACACGCTGCTCCAGAAGGATGTGCTGCAGTACAAGATCGACAGCTCCGTGTCCGCCTTCCTGGTGGCCGTGCTGGAGTACATCTCTGCGGACATACTCAAAATGGCCGGCGACTATGTGATCAAGATCGCCCACTGCGAGATTACCAAGGAGGACATCGAGGTGGTGATGAACGCCGATCGCGTCCTAATGGACATGCTCAACCAGAGTGAAGCCCACATCCTGCCCAGTCCCCTGTCACTGCCCGCCCAGCGAGCAAGTGCCACCTACGAGGAGACGGTCAAGGAGCTGATCCACGACGAGAAGCAGTACCAGCGCGACCTGCACATGATCATACGCGTCTTTCGCGAGGAGTTGGTGAAGATCGTGTCCGATCCCCGGGAGCTAGAACCGATATTCTCCAACATAATGGACATTTACGAAGTGACGGTGACTCTGCTCGGCTCCCTGGAGGACGTCATTGAGATGTCCCAGGAGCAGAGTGCCCCCTGTGTGGGCAGCTGCTTTGAGGAACTGGCCGAGGCCGAGGAGTTCGACGTGTACAAGAAGTACGCCTACGATGTGACCTCGCAGGCCTCACGGGATGCACTCAACAATCTCCTGTCCAAACCAGGG GCCTCATCCCTGACCACAGCCGGCCATGGCTTTCGCGATGCTGTCAAGTACTATTTGCCCAAGCTGCTTCTGGTGCCCATTTGCCATGCCTTCGTGTACTTTGACTACATCAAGCACCTCAAGGATCTCAGCTCGTCGCAGGACGACATCGAGAGCTTCGAACAGGTCCAGGGCCTGCTGCATCCACTCCACTGCGATCTCGAGAAGGTTATGGCCAGCCTGTCCAAGGAGCGACAAGTTCCCGTCAGCGGCCGAGTGCGCCGCCAGCTGGCCATCGAGCGGACGCGGGAGCTCCAAATGAAGGTCGAGCACTGGGAGGACAAGGACGTGGGCCAAAATTGCAATGAATTTATTCGCG AGGATTCGCTAAGCAAGCTTGGATCAGGAAAACGAATCTGGAGCGAGCGCAAGGTGTTTCTCTTCGATGGGCTGATGGTGCTATGCAAGGCAAAcaccaaaaagcaaacaccATCGGCAGGAGCAACGGCCTACGATTACCGGCTGAAGGAGAAGTATTTTATGCGACGCGTAGATATCAACGACCGACCAGACAGCGATGACCTGAAGAACAGCTTCGAGTTGGCGCCCAGGATGCAGCCGCCAATTGTGCTGACCGCCAAGAATGCACAACACAAGCACGATTGGATGGCGGACCTGTTGATGGTGATCACCAAGTCGATGCTGGACAGGCACTTGGACAGCATACTGCAAGACATCGAGCGAAAGCACCCACTGCGTATGCCCAGCCCGGAGATTTACAAGTTCGCGGTGCCCGACAGCGGTGACAATATCGTGTTGGAGGAGCGCGAAAGCGCAGGAGTGCCGATGATCAAGGGAGCGACGCTTTGCAAGCTGATCGAGCGCCTCACCTATCACATCTACGCCGACCCGACCTTCGTGCGCACCTTCCTCACCACATATCGCTACTTCTGCTCACCGCAGCAattgctgcagctgctagtGGAGCGCTTCAACATACCGGATCCCAGCTTGGTCTATCAAGACACGGGTGCAGCAGGTGCGGGAGGCATCGGCGGCGTTGGCGGTGACAAGGAGCACAAGAACTCGCATCGCGAGGACTGGAAACGCTATCGCAAGGAGTATGTGCAGCCAGTGCAGTTTCGAGTGCTCAACGTGCTGCGCCATTGGGTCGACCACCATTTTTACGATTTCGAGAAGGATCCCATGTTGCTGGAGAAGCTGCTTAGCTTTCTGGAGCACGTGAATGGCAAATCGATGCGCAAGTGGGTGGATTCCGTGCTTAAGATTGTTCAAAGAAAG AACGAGCAGGAGAAAAGCAATAAGAAGATTGTATACGCCTATGGCCACGATCCGCCGCCCATTGAGCATCACCTTAGCGTACCCAACGACGAGATAACGCTCCTCACCCTGCACCCACTGGAACTGGCCCGTCAGCTAACTCTGCTGGAATTCGAGATGTACAAGAATGTAAAGCCCTCGGAGTTGGTCGGGTCCCCCTGGACGAAAAAGGACAAGGAGGTGAAGAGCCCTAATTTACTGAAGATCATGAAGCACACCACAAACGTGACCCGCTGGATTGAGAAATCCATAACCGAAGCGGAGAATTACGAGGAACGCCTTGCAATTATGCAACGCGCAATTGAAGTTATGATGGTGATGCTGGAATTGAACAATTTTAATGGAATCCTCTCAATTGTCGCGGCAATGGGCACGGCATCAGTTTATCGACTGCGGTGGACATTCCAGGGATTGCCCGAACGCTACAGAAAATTCTTGGAAGAATGCCGCGAGCTTAGTGACGATCATCTCAAGAAGTATCAGGAACGATTGCGATCCATCAATCCGCCTTGTGTGCCATTTTTCGGTCGCTACTTGACCAACATACTCCACTTGGAGGAGGGAAACCCCGACCTGCTAGCCAACACAGAGCTAATTAACTTTTCAAAACGACGGAAAGTGGCCGAGATTATTGGCGAAATTCAACAGTACCAGAACCAGCCATACTGTCTCAACGAGGAGTCCACAATACGACAGTTCTTCGAGCAACTAGATCCGTTCAACGGACTGTCCGACAAACAGATGTCTGACTATCTCTATAACGAAAGCCTACGCATTGAGCCCAGGGGTTGCAAGACGGTGCCGAAATTC CCTCGAAAGTGGCCGCACATTCCGCTCAAATCGCCGGGCATCAAGCCGCGTCGGCAGAATCAGAccaacagcagtagcaagcTGTCGAACAGCACGTCGTCAggggcggcggcagcggcagcatcGTCAACGGCCACCACAATAGCGACTGCAGCAGCTCCATCTTTGCACGCATCCAGCATAATGGAAGCGCCAACAGCAGGCGCAATTGCTGGATCTGGAACTCTCGCCGGCGAGCAAAGTCCGCAGCACAATCCGCACGCTTTCTCCGTTTTCGCCCCTGTTATTATACCCGAACGGAATACTAGCAGCTGGAGTGGAACGCCACAGCACACTCGGGCGGAACAGAACAACGGGGAGGTTTCGGTGCCGGCGCCACATCTCCCCAAGAAACCGGGCGCGCATGTCTGGGCTAACCACTCGACATTGGCCAGTTCGTCAGCAATGGATGTGTTCAGTCCAGCGCTGCCGGAGCACCTGCCGCCGCAGTCCCTGCCGGACAGCAATCCATTTGCATCGGACACGGAAGCTCCGCCCTCGCCGCTGCCCAAGCTAGTGGTCAGTCCGCGTCACGAAACCGGCAATCGCTCACCATTCCATGGGCGTATGCAGAACAGCCCAACGCATAGCACTGCCAGCACCGTGACCCTAACAGGCATGTCTGCATCGGCCGGGGAGGAGTTCTGTCCGGGTGGCTTCTATTTCAACAGCGCCCATCAGGGACAGCCGGGGGCAGTGCCCATCTCACCGCATGTCAATGTTCCGATGGCCACCAATATGGAGTACCGCGCAGTGCCGCCTCCACTGCCACCCAGACGCAAGGAGCGCACTGAGAGCTGTGCGGACATGGCGCAAAAGCGACAGGCGCCAGACGCACCCACA TTACCCCCGCGTGATGGCGAACTCAGTCCGCCCCCGATACCGCCACGGCTCAACCATTCCACGGGCATCAGCTACTTGCGACAGAGCCATGGCAAGAGCAAGGAGTTTGTGGGCAAGAGCAGTCTGCTCCTGCCCAACACCAGCAGTATTATGATACGCCGCAACTCGGCGATCGAGAAGCGGGCAGCGGCAACTACCCAGCCGTCGGCGGTTGGACCCATCAGCACGACACTAGTGACCGTGTCGCAGGCGGTGGCGACGGACGAACCGCTGCCGCTACCAATCTCGCCAGCGGCAAGCTCCTCGACGACCACATCACCGCTGACACCCGCCATGTCGCCGATGTCCCCCAACATTCCCAGCCATCCGGTGGAGAGTACGTCGAGCAGCTATGCCCACCAACTGCGAATGCGGCAGCAACAGGCGCATCCCGCGATCTACTCGCAACACCATCATGCTACCCATCTCCCGcaccatcagcaccagcaccatTCGAATCCGACGCAGTCCCGCTCGTCCCCGAAGGAGTTCTTTCCGATTGCCACGAGCCTCGAGGGCACACCCAAACTTCCACCAAAACCTAGTCTAAGCGCTAACTTCTATAACAATCCAG ATAAAGGTACGATGTTTCTTTACCCAAGTACAAACGaagaataa
- the LOC26535843 gene encoding trypsin-1, with product MHLTYILTIVLMMVGAPTQGVDCDGGDCLPYHRCLYAKKLKKVPYCADGTVCCRPPTRPTNDSPSRRACQDYSNDQSFCPPELLISHSNGTDRHERQYMAVIGKRSRGSATEKPEWICGGTVIHERYVLTAAHCILLVDEDPDFFVGLGAYNKSESQVYQVVKAIHHRDYDALSLVNDIALLQLNETIVFNAKIKPACLATSPVEDHEALTVSGWGYLDSVSQRQPDELRKADLQVLNISDCSRASSDMHICAGGVNNISDVCHGDSGGPLAKWHPRWGGCLGQVIGIVSNGGLCDAQYPRTKFTNVYFYVEWIESIVWPSKVKK from the exons ATGCATCTCACATACATCCTGACCATTGTACTTATGATGGTTGGAGCTCCAACGCAGGGAGTTGATTGCGATGGAGGGGACTGTCTGCCGTATCATCGTTGCTTGTATGCCAAGAAGTTGAAGAAGGTTCCGTACTGTGCCGATGGAACCGTCTGTTGCAGGCCACCCACAAGACCCACGAATGACTCGCCGTCGAGAAGAG CCTGCCAGGATTATTCAAACGACCAGTCCTTCTGCCCACCGGAGCTCCTCATTTCCCACAGCAATGGGACCGACCGACATGAGCGTCAGTACATGGCGGTGATCGGGAAGAGGAGCCGCGGAAGCGCGACGGAAAAGCCGGAATGGATATGCGGCGGCACAGTGATTCACGAGAGATACGTGCTAACTGCGGCCCATTGCATCCTACTCGTGGATGAAGACCC GGACTTCTTCGTTGGGCTGGGTGCCTACAACAAAAGCGAGAGCCAGGTTTATCAGGTGGTCAAGGCTATCCATCACCGGGACTACGACGCATTGAGCTTAGTAAATGATATTGCCCTGCTGCAGCTGAACGAAACCATCGTTTTCAATGCGAAAATCAAGCCAGCCTGCCTGGCCACGTCTCCAGTGGAGGATCACGAGGCGCTGACCGTTAGCGGATGGGGTTACCTGGACTCTGTGAGTCAAAGGCAGCCCGATGAGCTGCGCAAAGCAGACTTGCAGGTACTCAACATTTCGGACTGCTCCCGGGCCAGCAGTGACATGCACATCTGCGCCGGCGGAGTCAACAATATCAGCGACGTGTGTCACGGGGATTCCGGAGGACCATTGGCCAAGTGGCATCCCAGGTGGGGCGGCTGCCTGGGTCAGGTCATCGGCATTGTATCCAATGGCGGATTATGCGATGCCCAATATCCGCGTACTAAGTTCACGAACGTTTATTTCTATGTCGAGTGGATTGAAAGTATCGTTTGGCCTTCCAAAGTGAAGAAGTAA